One window from the genome of Mumia sp. ZJ1417 encodes:
- a CDS encoding BCCT family transporter → MTSRQPRRREGRAGRRTRRPRLSSWSDNALRGRRTRPLGTGQEKPVDRVVFGVTSVIAIAFVVWGAVGTDSLSTVANESQNWVIRNTGWFYVLVASYFVVYVIWLAASRYGRIPLGADDSQPEFKTVSWIAMMFSAGMGIGLMFFGVAEPLSHYVSPPPGTATPETAEAMRTAMATTMFHWGLHPWAIYAVVGLAIAYSTFRRSRSQLVSSVFRPLLGARSEGPAGKVIDILAIFATLFGSAVSLGLGALQIGAGMEFLDWTGPVGEPVLVGIIAVLTVAFVASAVSGIERGIQWLANTNMVLAVSLAVFVFVVGPTLLILNVVPETIGAYLGDMAEMASRTDAAGGVAMEDWLARWTIFYWAWWISWTPFVGLFIARISKGRTIRQFVTGVLLVPTLISLVWFSIFGAAGIHEQDVTGALTNSDGAVESDFTLFQLLDQFPLATVTSVLVMVLVAIFFVSGADAASIVMGSLSQHGAVEPGRGVVVFWGVATGSVAAIMLILGGRNALDGLQSITVVTSLPFAVIMVLITYALWVDLRSDALTVRGDIAAELVQEAVESGIEQHGADFVISTEPAEREPHTREPDKRDPDEDPPEANP, encoded by the coding sequence ATGACCAGCCGACAGCCGCGCCGACGTGAGGGTCGCGCAGGACGCCGCACGAGGCGACCCCGGCTGAGCTCGTGGTCCGACAACGCCCTGCGCGGCCGCCGTACGAGGCCCCTCGGGACCGGCCAGGAGAAGCCGGTCGACAGGGTGGTCTTCGGAGTCACCTCCGTTATCGCGATCGCCTTCGTGGTGTGGGGAGCGGTCGGCACGGACTCGCTGAGCACGGTCGCCAACGAGTCGCAGAACTGGGTCATCCGCAACACCGGCTGGTTCTACGTCCTCGTTGCCAGCTACTTCGTCGTGTACGTCATCTGGCTCGCCGCGTCGCGCTACGGGCGCATCCCGCTCGGCGCCGACGACTCCCAGCCGGAGTTCAAGACGGTCTCGTGGATCGCGATGATGTTCAGCGCCGGTATGGGCATCGGTCTGATGTTCTTCGGGGTCGCCGAGCCGCTGTCGCACTACGTGTCGCCGCCACCGGGCACCGCCACCCCAGAGACGGCCGAGGCGATGCGGACCGCCATGGCGACCACGATGTTCCACTGGGGACTGCATCCGTGGGCGATCTATGCGGTGGTCGGCCTCGCGATCGCGTACAGCACGTTCCGGCGCTCGCGGTCCCAGCTCGTGTCCTCGGTCTTCCGCCCGTTGCTCGGGGCCCGCTCGGAAGGCCCGGCAGGCAAGGTCATCGACATCCTCGCGATCTTTGCCACACTCTTCGGGTCGGCCGTCTCGCTCGGGCTCGGTGCGCTCCAGATCGGCGCGGGCATGGAGTTCCTCGACTGGACGGGGCCGGTGGGGGAGCCCGTGCTGGTCGGCATCATCGCCGTGCTCACCGTCGCCTTCGTGGCGTCGGCCGTCTCCGGCATCGAGCGCGGCATCCAGTGGCTGGCCAACACCAACATGGTGCTTGCCGTGTCGCTGGCGGTGTTCGTGTTCGTCGTCGGCCCGACGCTCCTGATCCTCAACGTGGTGCCCGAGACGATCGGTGCCTACCTCGGCGACATGGCTGAGATGGCCTCGCGGACAGATGCCGCCGGCGGGGTGGCGATGGAGGACTGGCTGGCCAGGTGGACGATCTTTTACTGGGCGTGGTGGATCTCCTGGACGCCGTTCGTCGGGCTCTTCATCGCCCGGATCAGCAAGGGGCGCACGATCCGCCAGTTCGTCACCGGCGTCCTCCTGGTCCCGACGCTCATCAGCCTGGTCTGGTTCTCGATCTTCGGGGCGGCCGGCATCCACGAGCAGGATGTCACCGGGGCCCTGACCAACAGCGATGGCGCCGTCGAGAGCGACTTCACGCTCTTCCAGCTGCTCGACCAGTTCCCGCTGGCCACGGTCACGTCCGTGCTTGTCATGGTCCTGGTCGCGATCTTCTTCGTGTCCGGGGCGGACGCCGCGTCGATCGTGATGGGCAGCCTCTCGCAGCACGGGGCCGTCGAGCCCGGCAGAGGGGTCGTCGTCTTCTGGGGTGTCGCCACCGGCTCGGTCGCGGCGATCATGCTGATCCTCGGCGGCCGGAACGCGTTGGACGGTCTGCAGAGCATCACGGTCGTCACCTCGTTGCCGTTCGCCGTCATCATGGTGCTGATCACGTACGCGCTGTGGGTCGACCTGCGCAGCGATGCCCTCACCGTCCGTGGCGACATCGCCGCCGAGCTCGTCCAGGAGGCTGTCGAGTCCGGGATCGAGCAGCACGGGGCCGACTTCGTCATCTCGACCGAGCCGGCC